A portion of the Vreelandella subglaciescola genome contains these proteins:
- a CDS encoding AraC family transcriptional regulator has translation MTKSSLLTNLLDNFKPDPDDRPVVALRVAVDQNDSEQPIHQHRKGQLVLALYGGVTCDVPGVRWMVPPQHAVWIPGEVPHSNRATANAHIYFLFIEPGAANLPDHCCTLAINPLVRELIQHLAQAPDYPREGPTARLAAVLLEQLPMAPIQQLHFPVPQHPKIRLITDALEQNSADRTTAAQWASRLAMSERSLARLVQRETGLPLGRWRQQLRLLVALRQLAEGATVQQVAGNLGYDSVTAFITMFKKALGTPPARYFAGLRQNDTGAPAS, from the coding sequence ATGACAAAAAGCAGCCTGCTAACGAATTTGCTCGATAACTTCAAACCGGATCCTGATGACCGTCCGGTAGTGGCACTACGGGTAGCCGTCGACCAGAACGATTCGGAGCAACCGATACATCAACACCGCAAAGGGCAGTTGGTATTGGCGCTATACGGCGGCGTGACATGCGATGTGCCCGGGGTAAGGTGGATGGTGCCGCCGCAGCATGCGGTGTGGATTCCCGGTGAGGTCCCGCACAGCAACCGCGCAACGGCCAACGCGCACATTTACTTTCTGTTCATCGAACCCGGTGCCGCCAACCTGCCCGACCACTGCTGCACTCTGGCCATTAACCCGCTGGTGCGCGAGCTTATACAGCATCTTGCGCAAGCCCCGGACTACCCTCGGGAAGGCCCGACCGCGCGCTTGGCAGCAGTACTGCTGGAGCAGCTGCCCATGGCGCCCATACAGCAGCTGCACTTTCCGGTGCCGCAACATCCCAAAATCCGCCTGATAACCGATGCTCTGGAGCAGAATTCTGCCGACCGCACCACGGCGGCGCAGTGGGCCAGCCGACTCGCCATGAGCGAGCGTTCGCTGGCACGGCTTGTGCAGCGAGAAACGGGCCTGCCCCTCGGGCGCTGGCGCCAGCAGCTACGTTTGCTTGTCGCTTTGCGCCAGCTGGCTGAGGGTGCCACGGTGCAGCAGGTCGCCGGCAACCTCGGCTATGACTCCGTGACGGCCTTTATTACCATGTTTAAAAAGGCCTTGGGTACGCCACCCGCCCGCTATTTTGCAGGGCTGCGCCAGAACGATACGGGTGCACCCGCATCATAG
- a CDS encoding response regulator, producing MRILLVEDALMLGEAVRDQVAEDGHAVDWMTCLKHAEASVATTDYDLILLDLTLPDGNGVDLLGRCRRAGNTTPVIILTARDQISDRIAGLNAGADDYLVKPFDLAELSARIAAVARRYAGNPNPLIEVGELEVDLVNHSLRRAGHGIELTAREWALFEAFVQRPEALLSRSQLEDRLYAFGAEIESNTIEVHISRLRKKLGRGAIETVRGMGYRLGQA from the coding sequence ATGCGCATACTATTGGTTGAGGATGCCCTCATGCTGGGGGAAGCGGTACGCGATCAGGTGGCCGAAGATGGCCATGCGGTGGACTGGATGACGTGCCTTAAGCACGCCGAAGCCAGCGTTGCCACCACCGATTATGACCTGATCCTGCTCGATCTGACGCTGCCCGATGGCAATGGGGTCGACCTGCTGGGACGCTGCCGCCGTGCGGGTAATACCACGCCGGTAATTATTCTGACCGCGCGCGATCAGATTTCCGATCGTATCGCCGGTTTGAATGCCGGCGCGGATGACTACCTGGTGAAGCCGTTTGATCTGGCCGAGCTATCAGCGCGTATTGCCGCTGTGGCTCGGCGCTATGCGGGTAATCCGAACCCGCTTATCGAAGTGGGCGAGTTGGAGGTAGATCTGGTCAACCATTCGCTACGTCGCGCTGGGCATGGCATCGAGCTGACCGCCCGGGAGTGGGCGCTGTTTGAGGCATTTGTGCAGCGCCCCGAGGCGCTATTATCTCGCTCCCAGCTCGAAGATCGTCTATACGCCTTTGGCGCCGAGATAGAGAGCAATACCATCGAGGTGCATATCAGCCGCTTGCGCAAGAAGCTGGGGCGCGGCGCTATCGAAACGGTGCGCGGTATGGGCTACCGGCTGGGTCAGGCGTGA
- a CDS encoding sensor histidine kinase, producing MRRATSLQRRLGFGLTLGVTLLWLLATAVTALVVEHTLNKTLDSVLEETAQRLLSLAVVEIFNREDTDLLQQVAALHPHEEYITYLVRGKDDVPLLVSHDIDLSVFPETPQMGLRSTATHRIYGISAVSNTFFIEVAEPLASRRQAKWQTLGMLLLPLVVLIPLSLIGIWWFVRHSLRGVLEYRNMLEARGAGDLSQVRGKNLPAEIVPIGDAVNQLLERLRRTLEAERSFTANSAHELRTPLAATLAQVQRLRREVPDGPVQDRAARIEVSLRELSRLSEKLMQLAKAESGGLLAETPQDILPIISHIVDDFQRAAETPLVLTLPNEARVMSSIDPDALAILLRNLIENALKHGQENQPVEIIVSGDGMLRVINAGVVVPREALHRLTDRFQRGKSRAGGSGLGLAIAQAIAVGAGATLTLASPAPGRIDGFEASFLLAH from the coding sequence GTGAGGCGCGCGACCAGTCTGCAGCGTCGTCTGGGTTTTGGCCTGACGCTTGGGGTCACGTTGCTGTGGCTGCTCGCGACTGCGGTCACAGCGCTGGTCGTTGAGCATACGCTGAACAAGACGCTCGATAGCGTTCTGGAGGAAACGGCACAACGCCTCCTTTCGCTGGCCGTTGTCGAGATATTTAACCGTGAAGATACCGATCTGCTTCAGCAAGTGGCGGCTCTGCACCCCCATGAGGAATACATCACCTACTTGGTGCGTGGAAAGGACGATGTCCCCTTGTTGGTCTCTCACGACATTGACCTCTCGGTTTTTCCCGAAACGCCTCAAATGGGACTGCGTAGCACCGCGACGCACCGAATTTACGGTATTTCAGCCGTCAGCAATACCTTCTTTATTGAGGTAGCCGAGCCGCTGGCCTCACGCCGTCAGGCAAAATGGCAAACGCTGGGCATGTTGCTCTTGCCGTTGGTGGTTCTGATTCCCCTGAGCCTGATCGGCATCTGGTGGTTCGTACGCCATAGTCTGCGCGGGGTGCTTGAGTATCGGAATATGCTCGAAGCTCGCGGAGCAGGTGACCTATCGCAGGTGAGGGGCAAAAACCTGCCGGCAGAAATCGTACCGATCGGCGATGCAGTTAATCAGCTGTTAGAACGACTACGTCGAACGCTAGAGGCGGAGCGCAGCTTTACCGCCAACAGCGCCCACGAGCTGCGCACGCCGCTGGCCGCGACCCTGGCTCAGGTGCAACGCTTGCGCCGCGAAGTGCCCGATGGGCCAGTACAGGATCGGGCGGCGCGTATCGAGGTCTCGCTGCGCGAGCTTTCGCGACTCTCGGAGAAACTGATGCAGTTGGCCAAGGCAGAGAGTGGCGGGCTGTTGGCTGAAACACCTCAGGATATCCTGCCGATTATCAGCCACATCGTCGACGATTTTCAGCGCGCCGCCGAAACGCCGCTGGTGCTGACGCTGCCCAACGAAGCACGGGTCATGTCATCGATCGATCCGGATGCGCTGGCGATCCTATTGCGCAACCTGATCGAAAATGCACTGAAACATGGGCAGGAGAACCAACCCGTCGAGATTATCGTGTCGGGTGATGGCATGTTGCGCGTTATCAATGCGGGGGTAGTCGTGCCCCGGGAAGCGCTGCATCGACTGACGGATCGCTTTCAGCGAGGAAAGAGTCGCGCCGGCGGCTCGGGCCTGGGGCTTGCCATCGCCCAGGCGATCGCGGTGGGGGCGGGCGCCACTTTGACTCTAGCTTCCCCCGCGCCGGGCAGGATAGACGGATTCGAGGCGAGCTTTTTGCTTGCACACTGA
- a CDS encoding PepSY domain-containing protein: MKLLLHATVTLCALSIATIAHADHDCKDPVADWQPRDVLRQQLEDKGWEVRRIKVDDGCYEVKGFDQHGNKVEADYTPSSLRLRELEIKFKEDAVIPASLYSGDDDGADTEKDTENDTDKASKGDQP; the protein is encoded by the coding sequence ATGAAACTCTTATTACACGCGACCGTGACCCTTTGTGCGCTGTCCATCGCGACCATCGCTCACGCCGACCATGACTGCAAGGACCCGGTAGCCGATTGGCAACCCCGCGATGTCCTGCGACAACAGCTCGAAGATAAAGGCTGGGAAGTGCGCCGCATCAAGGTTGATGACGGCTGCTACGAAGTCAAAGGCTTCGACCAGCACGGCAATAAAGTCGAGGCCGACTACACGCCTTCATCGCTGCGCCTGCGTGAGCTGGAAATAAAGTTCAAAGAAGACGCCGTAATACCCGCCAGCCTCTACAGCGGCGATGACGATGGCGCAGATACAGAAAAAGACACAGAGAACGACACCGATAAAGCCAGCAAGGGAGATCAACCATGA
- a CDS encoding DUF2271 domain-containing protein: MNKLTLTLGLVATLALSTAALAREVTFTTELKDYGGDEAYMALYLTDANGQYQDTLWIAGKKSKYYKHLRDWARGSGLRSREYDGLTGASVGSGRSLNITLDIADELIDAGYDVRVDTAVEDNRDNRADVAVALTTEGAGQAVSGRGYVQSFRYTF; the protein is encoded by the coding sequence ATGAACAAGCTCACCCTGACACTTGGCCTTGTTGCCACTCTCGCGCTGTCGACGGCCGCCCTGGCGCGCGAGGTCACCTTCACCACCGAGCTGAAAGACTACGGCGGCGATGAGGCCTATATGGCGCTCTATCTTACCGATGCCAACGGCCAGTACCAGGACACGCTGTGGATCGCCGGGAAAAAATCGAAGTACTACAAGCACCTGCGCGACTGGGCACGGGGCAGCGGTCTGCGTAGCCGCGAATATGACGGCCTCACCGGCGCCAGCGTCGGTAGCGGACGCTCCCTGAATATCACGCTAGACATTGCCGATGAGCTGATCGACGCAGGCTATGACGTACGCGTCGACACCGCCGTCGAGGACAACCGCGACAATCGCGCCGACGTCGCCGTGGCGCTGACCACCGAGGGCGCCGGCCAGGCGGTTTCGGGCCGTGGCTACGTGCAGTCGTTCCGCTACACTTTCTGA
- a CDS encoding cytochrome b, producing the protein MSYHDTQQRYGVISRLIHWTMALLILAQFMALGGYINDGDHWIGNTIVPWHVDIGLLLLVLVSLRIVWMLSQRQQRPELKGQGVMALLTKGAHLLLYLCMVLMPVTGVLLMLGEGHGLAGFGIELVAESEQEMAWAIALGQWHAQISWLFVALVLGHLGAALYHHFVKHDDTLARMTTKRLGDS; encoded by the coding sequence ATGTCTTATCATGACACACAGCAGCGTTACGGCGTCATCAGTCGTCTAATTCACTGGACAATGGCGCTGCTGATTCTGGCCCAATTCATGGCGCTCGGGGGTTATATCAACGATGGCGATCACTGGATTGGTAACACGATCGTTCCCTGGCACGTAGATATCGGTTTGCTACTGCTTGTCCTTGTGTCGCTCAGGATCGTCTGGATGTTAAGCCAGCGGCAACAGCGTCCTGAACTAAAGGGTCAGGGCGTCATGGCGTTGCTGACAAAAGGAGCGCATCTGCTGCTCTACCTGTGCATGGTGTTGATGCCGGTGACAGGCGTTCTGCTTATGCTGGGGGAAGGTCACGGCCTGGCGGGCTTCGGCATCGAGCTCGTTGCCGAGAGCGAGCAGGAAATGGCTTGGGCTATTGCATTAGGCCAGTGGCACGCCCAGATATCCTGGCTGTTCGTCGCGTTGGTCCTCGGCCATCTTGGGGCAGCGCTTTATCATCATTTCGTCAAACACGACGATACCCTGGCGCGTATGACGACAAAGCGCTTGGGTGATAGCTGA
- a CDS encoding methyl-accepting chemotaxis protein, with protein sequence MMHLLHRIPMGRKFLLILLLPLMALAWFAGSGIVERQRLVTNMDSLQTLTALAQRAGNLVHELQRERGMSAAFIGRADDAAESRLKAQYVASDRALAAYRDEQQVMGSAVLSDAMAEDIASIRQQLAAMIDIRERVQRQNIDVNDAVSRYTSVNDALLTLVSQLTHMTVDADIARRLGAYVILLKAKDLTGIERALLANAFSIDRMRAPMYRRLLAMQGQETAYRESFRALASDRTRQQFADFLSGEQVKQAEQLREVALERGVIGGYRIDPERWFDQQTRKIDGLKKLEDSLAGSVLAEAERLHGEARRDLIGYLVVAVAAALFAILATALIVHSLVRALRAALNDINHRGGDLTRRVTVPGSDELSQLYLAFNAASAETEALVGNIQRSALSVELASGEIARGNQDMAQRTEEQSASLVETASSMEQITATVRQTADNTRQVESMTNKVVSEADEASQVAERASQAMEDIHTANQEVTSIVEAIDSIAFQTNLLALNASVEAARAGEQGRGFAVVAAEVRKLASRSAEEAGQIRQLVANNVARINEGETLVSNTSATLGTITQEIRQVAGLIRDVSAATGEQSAGIEQVNQAVTQLEEVTQQNAALVEQVAAASRSLDEQASDMAGMVSHYTVGDAPAPQAHSLLAASSGA encoded by the coding sequence ATGATGCATCTGCTGCACCGCATACCCATGGGTCGGAAATTTCTGCTGATCCTGCTGCTCCCCTTGATGGCACTGGCCTGGTTCGCCGGCAGCGGTATTGTCGAGCGACAGCGCCTGGTCACGAATATGGATTCGCTGCAAACGTTAACCGCTCTTGCCCAACGGGCGGGCAATCTGGTTCATGAACTGCAGCGTGAGCGGGGCATGTCGGCGGCGTTTATCGGCCGGGCCGACGATGCAGCAGAAAGTCGGCTGAAGGCCCAGTATGTGGCCAGCGACCGCGCTCTTGCCGCCTACCGCGATGAGCAGCAAGTCATGGGTTCGGCGGTGCTCAGCGATGCCATGGCCGAGGATATCGCCAGCATCCGCCAACAGCTGGCGGCGATGATCGATATCCGCGAACGGGTTCAGCGCCAGAACATTGACGTCAACGATGCGGTCAGCCGCTATACCAGCGTCAATGACGCCTTGCTGACGCTGGTCAGCCAGCTGACGCACATGACCGTGGATGCCGACATTGCGCGGCGGCTGGGTGCCTATGTGATTCTGCTCAAGGCCAAGGACCTGACCGGTATCGAGCGCGCTCTGCTGGCGAATGCCTTCAGCATCGACCGGATGCGCGCGCCGATGTACCGGCGACTGCTGGCCATGCAGGGCCAGGAAACCGCGTATCGGGAAAGCTTTCGTGCGCTGGCCAGCGACCGCACCAGGCAACAGTTCGCCGACTTTCTGAGCGGCGAGCAGGTCAAACAGGCAGAGCAGCTGCGCGAGGTAGCACTGGAGCGGGGAGTTATCGGCGGTTACCGCATTGATCCGGAACGCTGGTTTGACCAGCAGACGCGCAAGATAGATGGACTAAAGAAGCTGGAGGACAGCTTGGCGGGCAGCGTGCTGGCAGAAGCCGAGAGGCTGCACGGGGAAGCACGCCGGGACCTGATCGGATATCTGGTAGTAGCAGTGGCGGCCGCGCTGTTTGCCATTCTGGCCACGGCCCTGATCGTACATAGTCTCGTGCGGGCGCTGCGCGCGGCGCTGAATGATATCAATCACCGGGGCGGTGATCTGACCCGCCGCGTCACGGTGCCGGGTAGTGACGAGCTGTCGCAGCTGTACCTGGCCTTTAACGCCGCCTCTGCCGAAACCGAGGCGCTAGTGGGCAACATTCAACGCAGCGCGCTTTCGGTGGAGTTGGCCAGCGGTGAAATTGCCCGGGGTAACCAGGATATGGCTCAGCGGACCGAAGAGCAGTCTGCTTCGCTGGTGGAGACGGCCTCGAGTATGGAACAGATCACGGCAACCGTTCGGCAAACGGCCGATAATACGCGTCAGGTCGAATCCATGACCAACAAGGTGGTTAGCGAGGCCGATGAAGCCAGCCAGGTTGCCGAGCGTGCCAGCCAGGCGATGGAAGACATTCATACCGCCAATCAGGAGGTCACCAGCATTGTCGAGGCCATCGACAGCATCGCCTTTCAAACCAACCTGCTGGCGCTGAACGCCTCGGTCGAGGCGGCTCGCGCCGGTGAGCAAGGGCGCGGCTTTGCCGTGGTTGCCGCCGAGGTGCGCAAGCTGGCCAGCCGCAGTGCCGAAGAGGCCGGGCAGATCCGTCAGCTGGTGGCCAACAACGTGGCGCGGATCAATGAAGGGGAGACGCTGGTGAGCAATACCAGCGCGACGTTGGGCACCATCACCCAGGAGATTCGCCAGGTAGCCGGGCTGATTCGTGACGTTTCCGCTGCCACCGGTGAACAGTCGGCCGGTATTGAGCAGGTTAATCAGGCGGTCACCCAGCTGGAGGAAGTTACCCAGCAGAACGCCGCGCTGGTAGAGCAGGTGGCGGCCGCGAGTCGTTCGCTAGATGAGCAGGCAAGCGATATGGCGGGAATGGTTAGCCACTACACCGTTGGCGATGCACCTGCGCCGCAGGCGCATAGCCTGCTGGCCGCTAGTTCGGGCGCTTGA
- a CDS encoding PepSY domain-containing protein: MLRKLHSLPGLIAALFAIVLAVTGAILSFSPALERANASVPAAGQVSVAELADTVARHYPGAEQIKRTPSGTLIVYYTRDGDVGADRIDPRTGQAIAPYAPSSFSRWVKNLHRSLLLDTPGRMVAGITALAMIVLTISGTLLLAARLGGWRQLLRPIRGTLSQRLHLELGRAALLGLLLSGLTGAYLSATTFGLAPEGVEAEPDFPLEVSGGTPAAIDTLPVLQATDLNDLRELVYPYPDDPTDMYSLETHQGAGFIDQASGEWLSYQPHDATHSVYALIYQLHTGEGLWWLGLILGLSALTVPVMAITGAMIWWKRRRSRPKIVANSGANAADSVILVGSEGNTTWGFAKTLHDSLTQAGHRVHTAPMNQLASRYRHAKRLFILTATYGDGDAPASASRFLTRLDNITDTPQLPVAVLGFGDQQFPQFCGFAKKIEASLTAKGWPLLLPLDTIDRQSGQAFTRWGNAVGKALGTKLALVHTPTRPRTTALALAERVDYGAGVQAPTDVLRFKAPAASGKTALLSRWLKRTGLPSFEAGDLVGILPPASQTPRFYSLASASTDGVLEICVRQHPHGLCSSFLHALPVGGTIDAFIQPNPNFRPTSGKAPVVLIGAGTGIGPLVGFIRHNKTHHPMHLYWGGRNPQSDFLYETELNAYLTDRRLTQLNAAFSRIDERAYVQDKLTANGPELRRLIDKGAQILVCGGRGMATSVISALDDIIAPLGIDVTTLKAQGRYREDVY, from the coding sequence ATGCTACGCAAGCTTCACTCGCTACCCGGCCTGATCGCCGCGCTGTTCGCCATTGTTCTCGCAGTGACCGGTGCTATCCTCTCGTTCAGCCCGGCGCTCGAGCGGGCGAATGCCAGCGTGCCCGCCGCCGGGCAGGTCAGCGTCGCCGAGCTGGCGGACACGGTGGCGAGGCACTACCCGGGAGCCGAGCAGATCAAACGCACGCCCTCGGGCACCCTTATCGTCTATTATACCCGCGACGGTGACGTAGGCGCCGATCGCATAGATCCACGCACCGGGCAGGCCATTGCACCCTATGCGCCGTCGTCGTTCTCGCGCTGGGTAAAAAACCTGCACCGCTCCCTGCTGCTCGACACGCCCGGCCGCATGGTTGCTGGCATCACGGCGCTGGCGATGATCGTACTGACGATCTCCGGCACGCTGCTGCTGGCCGCTCGGCTGGGCGGATGGCGCCAGCTGCTGCGCCCCATACGCGGCACCTTGAGCCAGCGGCTGCACCTCGAACTGGGGCGGGCGGCACTACTCGGCCTGCTACTTTCGGGGCTAACCGGCGCCTATCTCTCCGCCACCACGTTCGGCCTGGCCCCCGAGGGCGTGGAAGCCGAGCCCGACTTTCCTCTGGAAGTCAGCGGCGGCACCCCCGCCGCCATCGATACCCTGCCGGTTTTGCAGGCAACTGACCTGAACGACCTGCGAGAGCTGGTCTATCCCTATCCGGATGACCCCACGGACATGTATTCCCTGGAGACCCATCAGGGCGCCGGGTTTATCGATCAGGCCAGCGGTGAATGGCTGTCCTACCAGCCCCACGACGCCACTCACAGCGTTTATGCGCTCATCTATCAGCTGCACACCGGCGAAGGGCTTTGGTGGCTGGGTCTGATTCTCGGCCTGTCCGCCCTGACGGTGCCGGTGATGGCCATAACCGGCGCGATGATCTGGTGGAAACGCCGCCGCTCGCGGCCGAAAATCGTCGCCAACAGCGGGGCGAACGCCGCGGACAGCGTGATTCTCGTCGGCAGCGAAGGTAATACAACCTGGGGCTTCGCCAAGACGCTGCACGATAGCCTGACCCAGGCGGGGCACCGCGTGCACACCGCCCCAATGAACCAGCTGGCGTCGCGTTATCGCCATGCAAAACGGCTATTCATCCTCACCGCGACCTACGGCGATGGCGACGCGCCGGCCTCGGCCAGCCGGTTTCTGACGCGGCTCGACAACATCACGGATACGCCCCAACTCCCGGTAGCCGTGCTGGGCTTTGGCGATCAGCAGTTTCCGCAGTTCTGCGGGTTCGCGAAAAAAATTGAGGCATCGCTCACCGCCAAGGGCTGGCCGCTGTTGCTGCCGCTCGACACCATCGACCGGCAGTCAGGTCAGGCGTTTACCCGCTGGGGCAATGCGGTAGGCAAGGCGCTCGGCACTAAGCTAGCGCTAGTTCATACGCCCACCCGCCCACGCACCACGGCGCTGGCCCTTGCCGAGCGCGTGGATTACGGCGCTGGCGTACAGGCGCCGACCGACGTACTGCGCTTCAAGGCGCCCGCCGCTAGCGGCAAAACCGCCCTGCTGAGCCGCTGGCTAAAACGCACTGGCCTGCCGTCTTTCGAGGCCGGCGACCTGGTCGGCATCCTGCCGCCCGCTAGTCAGACGCCGCGTTTTTATTCGCTGGCGTCGGCCTCAACGGATGGCGTGCTGGAGATCTGCGTGCGCCAGCATCCCCACGGCCTGTGCTCGAGCTTCCTCCATGCGCTGCCGGTGGGCGGCACTATCGACGCCTTTATCCAGCCCAACCCCAACTTTCGCCCCACATCCGGCAAGGCACCGGTCGTACTGATCGGCGCCGGCACCGGCATCGGGCCGCTGGTCGGCTTTATACGCCACAACAAAACGCACCACCCCATGCACCTTTATTGGGGCGGGCGTAACCCCCAGTCTGATTTTCTTTATGAGACCGAACTCAACGCGTATCTCACCGACAGGCGGCTGACCCAGTTGAATGCGGCTTTTTCGCGCATCGACGAACGCGCCTACGTGCAAGACAAGCTGACCGCCAACGGGCCGGAGTTACGCCGGCTGATCGACAAAGGCGCGCAGATCCTGGTCTGCGGCGGGCGCGGCATGGCCACCAGCGTCATCTCGGCGCTCGATGACATCATCGCCCCGCTGGGCATCGACGTCACCACGCTGAAAGCTCAGGGGCGCTACCGTGAAGACGTATATTGA